The Saccharomonospora cyanea NA-134 genome includes a region encoding these proteins:
- the murG gene encoding undecaprenyldiphospho-muramoylpentapeptide beta-N-acetylglucosaminyltransferase, which yields MGDTVESSKAGDSPERTKPAPTVVVAGGGTAGHIEPAMALADAVMRLRPDARVVALGTERGLENQLVPARGYPLELIPPVPMPRKPTLDLLKLPMKVADSVRRTRQVLDRIGADVVVGFGGYVSLPAYLAARGRVPIVVHEANQHAGLANKVGARFAARVVAAVPGTSLPGAEVVGIPLRRSITALDRAGLRAEARRHFGLDPDAPALLVFGGSQGARSINTAVSQAAKHFADAGVSVLHAHGPKNTLAVQEFPGRPPYVPVPYLERMDLAYAAADLVLCRSGAMTVAEVSAVGLPAVFVPLPHGNGEQALNARPAVDAGAALLVPDEELTSDKVAELVVPLVTDPERLSRMSSAAIGLGHREADEVLAAMVLEQAEGRRR from the coding sequence GTGGGCGACACGGTGGAAAGTTCCAAGGCCGGCGACTCGCCGGAGAGAACCAAGCCCGCTCCGACCGTCGTGGTGGCGGGCGGCGGCACGGCGGGGCACATCGAGCCCGCGATGGCGCTCGCCGACGCGGTGATGCGGCTGCGGCCGGACGCGCGAGTGGTCGCGCTGGGCACCGAACGCGGGCTGGAGAACCAGCTCGTGCCCGCGCGGGGCTATCCCCTGGAGCTGATCCCCCCTGTCCCCATGCCGCGCAAGCCCACACTGGATCTGCTGAAGCTGCCCATGAAGGTGGCGGACTCCGTGCGCCGTACGCGACAGGTGCTCGACCGGATCGGCGCCGACGTCGTCGTGGGCTTCGGCGGCTACGTGTCGCTGCCCGCCTACCTCGCCGCGCGCGGTCGCGTGCCGATCGTGGTGCACGAGGCCAACCAGCACGCCGGTCTGGCGAACAAGGTCGGTGCCCGGTTCGCCGCGAGGGTCGTCGCCGCGGTGCCCGGCACGTCACTACCTGGCGCGGAGGTGGTCGGCATCCCGCTGCGGCGGTCCATCACGGCACTGGACCGGGCGGGTCTGCGGGCCGAGGCGCGACGGCACTTCGGACTCGACCCGGACGCCCCGGCGTTGCTGGTGTTCGGTGGTTCCCAGGGCGCGCGGTCGATCAACACCGCGGTGTCGCAGGCGGCCAAGCACTTCGCCGACGCGGGGGTGTCCGTGCTGCACGCCCACGGCCCGAAGAACACGCTCGCGGTGCAGGAGTTCCCCGGCAGGCCCCCGTACGTGCCGGTGCCGTACCTGGAACGCATGGACCTCGCCTACGCGGCGGCGGACCTCGTCCTCTGCCGCTCCGGCGCGATGACGGTGGCCGAGGTGTCGGCCGTCGGTCTTCCCGCGGTTTTCGTTCCGCTGCCGCACGGGAACGGGGAGCAGGCGCTCAACGCCCGGCCCGCGGTGGACGCGGGAGCGGCGCTGCTGGTGCCCGACGAGGAACTGACGAGCGACAAGGTGGCCGAACTCGTGGTACCTCTGGTGACCGACCCGGAGCGGCTGTCGCGCATGAGCTCGGCGGCGATCGGGCTGGGGCACAGGGAGGCCGACGAGGTCCTCGCGGCGATGGTGCTGGAGCAGGCTGAGGGGAGGCGTCGGTGA
- the ftsW gene encoding putative lipid II flippase FtsW — MPNTPLTAWLSRPLADFHLILALCGTLGALGVVMVLSASSVTSYSPGSDSSVYAQFQKHLMFVVVGSVAFWLGVRVPLPRIRALSSTAMVVCLGLLALVLTPLGTYSNGSQGWFVLGPVSLQPVELAKVALALWGAHILVVKYEVLHQWRHLLVPVVPAALLMFALVMAQPDLGGTITLAVVLLALLWFAGAPKRLFGVILAGAVAGAVVLAVAAPYRLERVTAFLDPDADPLGGGWQASQALYALADGGLFGKGLGQGQSKWMYLPNVQHDFIFALIGEELGFVGCLVVLGLFGLLGFVGLRIAMRNLDPWIRIVAGTLTTWVVSQAAVNIGYVVGLLPVTGVTLPMISYGGTSLVVTMLLFGLLANCARHEPEAVAALRTQGPGKFGRLMRLPAPEPYRPPARRRGGNRAGTGRTGRPARRTGRTGRAVAGERRRAAPEYGRRTTSRATARRTTVPRRGRR; from the coding sequence GTGCCGAACACCCCGTTGACGGCATGGCTCTCCCGCCCGCTCGCCGACTTCCACCTCATTCTCGCGTTGTGCGGCACGCTCGGTGCGCTCGGCGTCGTGATGGTGCTGTCCGCCTCCTCGGTCACCTCGTACAGCCCCGGCAGCGACAGCAGCGTGTACGCACAGTTCCAGAAACACCTGATGTTCGTGGTCGTCGGCTCGGTGGCGTTCTGGCTGGGCGTGCGTGTCCCGTTGCCGCGCATCCGCGCGTTGTCGTCCACGGCCATGGTGGTGTGTCTCGGGCTGCTGGCGCTCGTGCTGACGCCGCTGGGTACGTACAGCAACGGCTCCCAAGGCTGGTTCGTGCTGGGCCCGGTGTCGCTGCAACCCGTCGAACTCGCCAAGGTGGCGCTGGCACTGTGGGGCGCGCACATCCTCGTGGTGAAGTACGAGGTGCTGCACCAGTGGCGGCACCTGCTCGTGCCGGTGGTGCCCGCGGCACTGCTGATGTTCGCCCTGGTCATGGCTCAGCCGGACCTCGGCGGCACCATCACGCTCGCCGTGGTGCTGTTGGCCCTGTTGTGGTTCGCGGGTGCGCCCAAGCGGTTGTTCGGGGTCATCCTGGCCGGTGCCGTGGCCGGTGCCGTGGTGCTGGCCGTCGCGGCGCCGTACCGGCTCGAACGCGTGACGGCGTTCCTCGACCCGGACGCCGACCCGCTCGGCGGAGGGTGGCAGGCGAGTCAGGCGCTGTACGCGCTGGCCGACGGCGGGTTGTTCGGCAAGGGCCTCGGTCAGGGACAGTCCAAGTGGATGTACCTCCCGAACGTCCAGCACGACTTCATCTTCGCGCTGATCGGTGAGGAGCTCGGGTTCGTCGGCTGTCTGGTGGTACTCGGTCTGTTCGGGTTGCTCGGGTTCGTCGGCCTGCGGATCGCCATGCGCAACCTCGACCCGTGGATCCGGATCGTCGCGGGCACGCTCACGACGTGGGTCGTGTCACAGGCGGCCGTGAACATCGGTTATGTCGTGGGTCTGCTTCCCGTCACCGGCGTGACGCTGCCCATGATCTCCTACGGGGGAACGTCGCTGGTCGTCACCATGCTGTTGTTCGGGCTGCTGGCCAACTGCGCGCGGCACGAGCCGGAGGCGGTGGCGGCGCTGCGCACCCAGGGGCCCGGTAAGTTCGGACGCCTGATGCGACTGCCCGCGCCGGAGCCGTACCGGCCACCCGCGCGGCGTCGCGGTGGCAACCGAGCGGGGACGGGCAGGACGGGCCGTCCGGCCCGGCGTACGGGCAGAACGGGCCGCGCCGTGGCAGGGGAGCGCAGGCGCGCGGCGCCGGAGTACGGTCGGCGCACGACCTCCCGTGCGACGGCGAGGCGGACGACGGTACCGAGAAGAGGACGCCGGTGA